One genomic segment of Mycolicibacterium gilvum includes these proteins:
- the purD gene encoding phosphoribosylamine--glycine ligase codes for MHVLVVGSGAREHALLLALRRDPEVDALSVAPGNAGTSAVADQYDLDVTSGDAVVALARRIGADLVVIGPEVPLVLGVADAVRAAGIACFGPSKDAARIEGSKAFAKDVMSAAGVRTAGSEIVDNPAHLDAALDRFGPPAGQAAWVVKDDGLAAGKGVVVTTDRDAARAHAAGLLDAGHPVLLESFLDGPEVSLFCVVDGDTVVPLLPAQDFKRVGDGDTGPNTGGMGAYAPLPWLPDEVTKQIVDEIVKPVAAEMVRRGSSFSGLLYAGLAITSRGPAVVEFNCRFGDPETQAVLALLESPLGRLLHAAATGELAAQPPLHWQDGSAVTVVVAAENYPGRPRVGDVIHGADAPAVLHAGTARRDDGSVVSSGGRVLSVVGTGKDLAAARESAYAAVAAIRLPGSHFRSDIGQAAAEGRISPVGGSG; via the coding sequence GTGCACGTCCTGGTAGTTGGATCCGGAGCCCGTGAACACGCGCTGCTGCTCGCGCTGCGCCGAGATCCGGAGGTCGACGCGCTGTCTGTGGCGCCCGGCAACGCCGGCACCTCCGCCGTCGCCGACCAGTACGACCTCGACGTCACCTCCGGTGACGCCGTCGTGGCGCTCGCCCGACGCATCGGCGCCGACCTCGTCGTCATCGGACCGGAGGTCCCGTTGGTGCTCGGCGTCGCCGACGCCGTCCGCGCGGCGGGTATCGCGTGTTTCGGGCCGTCGAAGGACGCCGCGCGTATCGAGGGTTCCAAGGCCTTCGCCAAGGACGTGATGTCCGCGGCCGGTGTGCGCACGGCCGGCAGTGAGATCGTCGACAACCCGGCCCACCTCGACGCCGCGCTGGACCGCTTCGGTCCGCCCGCCGGTCAGGCCGCCTGGGTGGTCAAGGACGACGGTCTGGCCGCCGGCAAGGGCGTTGTGGTCACCACCGATCGCGACGCCGCCCGCGCGCATGCCGCCGGCCTGCTCGACGCCGGCCACCCGGTGCTCCTCGAATCCTTCCTCGATGGCCCCGAGGTGTCGCTGTTCTGTGTGGTCGACGGCGACACCGTGGTGCCCTTGCTTCCGGCGCAGGACTTCAAGCGCGTCGGTGACGGCGACACCGGTCCCAACACCGGCGGGATGGGCGCCTACGCGCCGCTGCCGTGGCTGCCCGACGAGGTGACGAAGCAGATCGTCGACGAGATCGTCAAACCCGTTGCCGCCGAGATGGTCCGGCGAGGAAGCTCGTTCTCCGGTCTGCTCTACGCGGGTCTGGCGATCACGTCCCGCGGGCCGGCGGTGGTCGAATTCAACTGCCGCTTCGGTGATCCCGAGACCCAGGCGGTGCTCGCGCTCCTCGAATCACCCCTGGGCCGGCTGCTGCACGCCGCCGCGACAGGCGAGCTGGCGGCTCAGCCTCCGCTGCACTGGCAGGACGGCTCCGCGGTGACGGTGGTGGTGGCCGCGGAGAACTATCCGGGCCGCCCGCGGGTGGGTGATGTCATCCACGGTGCGGACGCGCCGGCGGTGCTGCACGCGGGAACCGCGCGCCGCGACGACGGCAGCGTCGTCTCCTCCGGTGGCCGGGTGCTGTCGGTGGTCGGCACCGGAAAGGACCTCGCGGCCGCCCGCGAATCCGCGTACGCGGCGGTCGCCGCAATCCGGCTGCCGGGCAGCCACTTCCGCAGTGACATCGGCCAAGCTGCCGCCGAGGGACGGATCTCGCCGGTCGGCGGTTCCGGCTAA
- a CDS encoding cytochrome P450: MTAEDARVQSCPFLPDGYDFTDPDVLLEGVPVAEFAQLRRTAPVWWNAQQESIFDDGGYWVVSRHEDIKSISRNSALWSTNAKGAVMRLPDGVTAEQLDLTKALLINHDAPEHTRLRKIVSRLFTPRAIAGMEAKLADSARQIVGEAADKDGGNFVDDVATLLPLQAIADLIGVPEEDREKLFHWSNAIMNTDDPDFDSDPTIANAELMGYAYTMAEQRRRCPADDIVTRLVEADLDGDALGEVEFAFFVILLAVAGNETTRNAMTHGMNAFLDHPDQWELYKRERPETAIDEIIRWATPVHCFQRTALDDVEIGGVTVARGQRVGLFYSSANFDEDVFDNPFEFDILRNPNPHLAFGGNGAHYCIGANLARMEIKLMFEAIADRLPDISKRAEPQRLRSGWINGVKDLQVAYR, from the coding sequence ATGACCGCCGAAGACGCCCGGGTCCAGAGCTGCCCTTTCCTTCCGGACGGGTACGACTTCACCGACCCCGACGTCCTGCTGGAGGGCGTCCCGGTCGCCGAGTTCGCCCAGCTCCGCAGGACCGCACCGGTGTGGTGGAACGCGCAGCAGGAGTCGATCTTCGACGACGGCGGCTACTGGGTGGTCTCGCGGCACGAGGACATCAAGTCGATCTCACGCAACAGCGCGCTGTGGTCGACCAACGCCAAGGGCGCGGTGATGCGGCTCCCGGACGGGGTCACCGCCGAACAGCTGGATCTGACCAAGGCGCTGCTGATCAACCATGACGCGCCCGAGCACACCCGGCTGCGCAAGATCGTCTCGCGGTTGTTCACCCCGCGGGCGATCGCCGGCATGGAGGCCAAGCTCGCCGACTCGGCCCGCCAGATCGTCGGTGAGGCCGCGGACAAGGACGGCGGCAACTTTGTCGACGACGTCGCCACCCTGCTCCCGCTGCAGGCCATCGCCGACCTGATCGGGGTGCCCGAGGAGGACCGCGAGAAGCTGTTTCACTGGTCGAACGCGATCATGAACACCGACGACCCGGATTTCGACTCCGACCCGACGATCGCCAACGCCGAGCTGATGGGCTACGCCTACACCATGGCCGAGCAGCGGCGACGGTGCCCGGCCGACGACATCGTCACCCGTCTCGTCGAAGCCGACCTGGACGGCGATGCGCTCGGTGAGGTCGAGTTCGCCTTCTTCGTGATCCTGCTCGCCGTGGCGGGCAACGAAACGACCCGCAACGCGATGACCCACGGCATGAACGCGTTTCTGGACCACCCCGACCAGTGGGAGCTCTACAAACGCGAACGTCCCGAGACCGCGATCGACGAGATCATCCGCTGGGCCACACCGGTGCACTGCTTCCAGCGCACCGCGCTCGACGACGTCGAGATCGGCGGGGTGACGGTCGCCCGGGGTCAGCGGGTGGGCCTGTTCTACAGCTCGGCGAACTTCGACGAGGACGTCTTCGACAACCCCTTCGAGTTTGATATCCTGCGAAACCCGAACCCTCACCTGGCATTCGGCGGCAACGGCGCGCACTACTGCATCGGCGCGAACCTCGCCCGGATGGAGATCAAGCTGATGTTCGAGGCGATCGCCGACCGGCTTCCGGACATCTCCAAGCGCGCCGAACCGCAGCGCCTGCGGTCGGGATGGATCAACGGGGTCAAGGACCTGCAGGTCGCCTACCGGTAG
- a CDS encoding TetR/AcrR family transcriptional regulator, translating to MRTHGWSGAKPASDDEAVARILEAAGKAIEERGADFSISDVARTVGVTRQTVYRYFSSTEALLVAAAVHAVDGFLDRLAAHLVGVTDPPEAVTEAVATALEWLPREKYIGLIMAPGGSTHVQSVTSDIALRFARDMVGRLDVDWTAAGFDEAELDQLSEHLLRIIQSFVLDPGRPPRRGDELRSYLRRWVGNALLRR from the coding sequence GTGCGCACCCATGGTTGGTCCGGGGCGAAACCGGCCTCCGACGACGAGGCTGTCGCGCGCATTCTCGAAGCGGCGGGCAAGGCGATCGAGGAGCGCGGCGCGGATTTCAGCATCTCCGACGTGGCACGCACCGTCGGTGTCACCAGGCAGACCGTCTACCGGTACTTCTCCAGCACCGAGGCACTGCTGGTCGCCGCAGCGGTGCACGCCGTGGACGGCTTCCTCGACCGGCTCGCCGCACATCTGGTCGGTGTGACCGATCCGCCCGAGGCGGTGACCGAGGCGGTCGCGACTGCGCTGGAGTGGCTTCCGAGGGAGAAGTACATCGGGCTGATCATGGCCCCCGGAGGGTCGACACACGTGCAGTCGGTCACCTCCGACATCGCCCTGCGCTTCGCGCGTGACATGGTCGGCCGCCTCGATGTGGACTGGACAGCCGCGGGCTTCGACGAGGCCGAACTCGACCAGCTCTCCGAACACCTGTTGCGCATCATCCAGTCGTTCGTCCTGGATCCCGGCCGCCCGCCCCGCCGCGGCGACGAATTGCGTTCCTATTTGAGACGGTGGGTCGGCAACGCGCTCCTGCGCCGCTGA
- a CDS encoding EspA/EspE family type VII secretion system effector, with the protein MSVLGSFLTTWSQARATFGDGVPLPGSTFDGSSTLRRLEAETRSAAPRSDWTGGAADTYAAGNAEHARALARMAELDERMGREVDRSAVVVRDGRVDLDSVKDWVLSAAASVPDNAAGERMLLPIVGKGCTDIADIVMSSNGQLATIAERIRSLGVEYAALDDAASVTPRSEATTSDLRRPTPRHR; encoded by the coding sequence GTGAGTGTGCTGGGGAGCTTCCTGACGACGTGGTCACAGGCCCGGGCCACCTTCGGCGACGGCGTTCCGCTGCCCGGCAGCACCTTCGACGGCAGTTCGACGCTGCGACGGCTGGAGGCCGAAACCCGCAGTGCCGCGCCGAGGTCCGACTGGACCGGCGGCGCCGCCGACACCTACGCCGCCGGCAACGCCGAGCACGCCCGGGCCCTGGCGCGGATGGCGGAGCTCGACGAGCGCATGGGGCGGGAGGTCGACCGGTCCGCGGTGGTCGTCCGGGACGGCCGCGTGGATCTCGACTCCGTGAAGGACTGGGTGTTGTCCGCTGCGGCATCCGTGCCGGACAACGCCGCCGGCGAACGGATGCTGCTGCCCATCGTGGGCAAGGGATGCACCGACATCGCCGACATCGTCATGTCGTCCAACGGTCAGCTGGCCACGATCGCCGAACGCATCCGCAGCCTCGGCGTCGAGTACGCGGCGCTCGACGACGCCGCGTCGGTCACACCACGGTCAGAGGCAACGACTTCCGATCTTCGAAGACCCACGCCGCGCCACCGCTGA
- a CDS encoding carboxymuconolactone decarboxylase family protein → MDELRRKGLEKMNEVYGWEMPNIEGDPYFDLTVDHLFGTIWTREGLSMRDKRLLTLAAVTAVGNSDLAEIQVNAALHNEEFTAEELKEVALFLTHYLGFPLGSKLDGAVSKVIRNRKKAADKGSGEDRKANVNAAVKMHSGKTLDDE, encoded by the coding sequence ATGGACGAGCTGCGCCGTAAGGGCCTGGAGAAGATGAACGAGGTGTACGGCTGGGAGATGCCGAACATCGAGGGCGACCCGTACTTCGACCTGACCGTCGACCATCTCTTCGGCACCATCTGGACCCGTGAGGGACTGTCGATGCGGGACAAGCGCCTGCTCACGTTGGCGGCGGTGACTGCGGTCGGCAACTCGGATCTGGCTGAGATCCAGGTCAACGCCGCGCTGCACAACGAAGAGTTCACCGCAGAGGAGCTCAAGGAGGTCGCGCTCTTCTTGACCCACTACCTCGGGTTCCCGCTGGGTTCGAAACTGGATGGTGCGGTGAGCAAGGTGATACGCAATCGAAAGAAGGCCGCGGACAAGGGAAGTGGTGAGGACCGCAAAGCGAACGTCAACGCGGCGGTGAAGATGCATTCCGGGAAGACCCTCGATGATGAGTAG
- a CDS encoding NAD(P)-dependent oxidoreductase: MSTDDLKLGYIGLGNQGAPMAKRLVDWPGGLVVFDVRTEAMTPLVELGATLADSVADVAAADVISVTVLNDAQVRDVVAELAAHAEPGTVIAIHSTIEPATAGELAEQLRPKGIHIVDAPVSGGAGAAEKGELAVMVGADEHAYERVKPVFKKWASMVVRAGEPGAGTRMKLARNMLTFIGFTAACEAMRLAEASGIDLQKLGRVVRHSDAQSGGPGAIMVRDDMKALTPDHFLHDMFVHTRGLAEKDLKLALALGDETGVDLPLARIALQDLAAGLGVPHTKE, encoded by the coding sequence GTGAGTACCGACGATCTGAAGCTCGGCTACATCGGGCTCGGCAATCAGGGCGCGCCGATGGCCAAGCGCCTGGTGGACTGGCCCGGCGGGCTGGTCGTGTTCGACGTCCGCACCGAGGCGATGACCCCGCTGGTCGAGTTGGGCGCCACACTCGCCGACAGCGTCGCCGACGTGGCTGCGGCCGACGTCATCAGCGTCACCGTGCTCAACGACGCACAGGTCCGGGACGTCGTCGCAGAACTGGCCGCGCACGCCGAACCCGGCACCGTCATCGCGATCCACTCGACCATCGAGCCCGCGACGGCGGGGGAGCTGGCCGAACAGCTGCGCCCCAAGGGCATCCACATCGTGGACGCGCCGGTGAGCGGTGGTGCCGGCGCGGCGGAGAAGGGCGAGCTGGCGGTCATGGTCGGCGCCGACGAGCACGCCTACGAGAGGGTCAAACCGGTCTTCAAGAAGTGGGCGTCGATGGTGGTCCGCGCGGGCGAACCCGGCGCGGGGACCCGGATGAAGCTGGCCCGCAACATGCTGACGTTCATCGGGTTCACCGCGGCGTGCGAGGCGATGCGGCTCGCCGAGGCGTCCGGCATCGATCTGCAGAAGCTCGGCCGGGTGGTTCGGCACAGCGACGCGCAGAGCGGCGGCCCGGGCGCGATCATGGTGCGCGACGACATGAAGGCGCTGACCCCCGACCACTTCCTGCACGACATGTTCGTCCACACCCGGGGACTGGCGGAGAAGGACCTCAAACTGGCACTCGCGCTCGGCGACGAAACCGGCGTGGATCTCCCGCTGGCGCGGATCGCGTTGCAGGACCTGGCAGCCGGTCTCGGTGTGCCCCACACGAAGGAGTGA
- a CDS encoding SDR family oxidoreductase: MGLYGDQFNEKVAIVTGAGGGIGQAYAEALAREGAAVVVADINVEGAQKVADGIKGEGGNALAVRVDVSDPDSAKEMAAQALSEFGGIDYLVNNAAIFGGMKLDFLITVDWDYYKKFMSVNLDGALVCTRAVYRKMAKRGGGAIVNQSSTAAWLYSNFYGLAKVGINGLTQQLATELGGQNIRVNAIAPGPIDTEANRTTTPQEMVADIVKGIPLSRMGQPDDLVGMLLFLLSDQAKWVTGQIFNVDGGQIIR, encoded by the coding sequence ATGGGCCTTTATGGTGACCAGTTCAACGAGAAGGTGGCCATCGTCACCGGCGCCGGAGGCGGCATCGGTCAGGCGTACGCCGAGGCGCTGGCCCGCGAGGGCGCAGCCGTCGTCGTGGCCGACATCAACGTCGAGGGCGCACAGAAGGTCGCCGACGGAATCAAGGGCGAGGGCGGTAACGCGCTCGCGGTCCGCGTCGACGTGTCGGACCCGGACTCGGCCAAAGAAATGGCGGCTCAGGCACTGTCGGAGTTCGGCGGCATCGACTACCTGGTCAACAACGCGGCGATCTTCGGGGGGATGAAGCTCGACTTCCTGATCACCGTCGACTGGGACTACTACAAGAAGTTCATGAGCGTGAACCTCGACGGCGCGCTGGTGTGCACCCGGGCGGTGTACCGCAAGATGGCCAAGCGCGGCGGCGGGGCGATCGTGAACCAGTCGTCGACCGCGGCGTGGCTGTACTCGAACTTCTACGGCCTTGCCAAGGTCGGCATCAACGGTCTGACCCAGCAGCTGGCCACCGAGCTCGGCGGCCAGAACATCAGGGTCAACGCGATCGCACCCGGACCGATCGACACCGAGGCCAACCGGACGACGACGCCACAGGAGATGGTGGCCGACATCGTCAAGGGAATCCCGTTGTCGCGCATGGGTCAGCCCGACGACCTGGTCGGCATGCTGCTGTTCCTGCTCTCGGATCAGGCGAAGTGGGTCACAGGGCAGATCTTCAATGTCGACGGCGGGCAGATCATCAGGTGA